The following DNA comes from Cellulomonas soli.
GCCTCGGCCGTCCGGGCGCTCGACGGCGTCGACATCGACTTCGCGGCGGGGGCGTTCACCGCGATCATGGGCCCGTCGGGTTCGGGCAAGTCCACGCTCATGCACCTGCTCGCGGGCCTCGACCAGGCGAGCGGCGGCACCGTGCACCTCGGGCCGACCGAGCTGACCAGCCTGGACGACGACGCGCTGACCCGGTTGCGTCGGGACCGGGTGGGTTTCGTCTTCCAGTCGTTCAACCTGCTGCCGATGTTCACGGCCGAGCAGAACGTGCTGCTGCCGCTCGAGCTCGCCGGCGCCCGCGTCGACCGGGCCTGGTTCGACACCCTCGTCAGCACCCTGGGGCTGGGCCAGCGTCTGACGCACCGGCCCAGCGAGCTGTCCGGTGGCCAGCAGCAGCGGGTGGCGATCGCCCGGGCGCTCATCGCGAAGCCGGACGTCGTGTTCGCCGACGAGCCGACGGGCAACCTCGACTCCCGCTCGGGGGCGGAGGTGCTCAGCTTCCTGCGCCGGTCGGTGCGCGAGCTCGGCCGCACGATCATCATGGTCACGCACGACCCCGCGGCTGCGGCCTACGCCGATCGCGTCGTGCTGCTGGCCGACGGGCGCATCGCGGGCGAGGTCCACGACCCGACGCCGGAGTCGGTTCTCGCCGCGCTCGACGCGCTGCGTCAGCTCGACGGTGCGCCGGAGCCGGGCCTGGCCACGGGTGCGATCTCGGTGGTGGGTGCCTGATGCTGCGACTCACGCTGGCGCAGATGCGCCGCAGCGTCGGTCGCCTGGCGGCGGCGGGCATCGCGATCGCGATCAGCGCGGCGTTCCTGACCGCGACCCTGCTGGCGGGCAAGGTCATGACCCGTGCCGGGTACGACGCGGTCACCGCGATGTACGCCCAGGCCGACCTGGTCGTCGCCGGGGACTTCACCTCGGACGACGTCGCGACCGCGCGCGACCTGCCGGGCGTCGCCGCCGCAGACCCGCTGCTCGTCACCGGCGTCCCCCTGGAGCACGGGAGCCGCACCGTGTGGCAGCCCATGCTCGCGACCACCTCCGACCCGCGGCTCTCCTCGCTCGAGCTCGTCGACGGCTCGCTCCCGACGACCTCCGGGCAGGTCGCGCTCGAGGCCGGCGCGCTCGACCGGCTCGGGCTGAAGGTCGGCGACCCGCTGACCCTCGAGTGGACGCAGTGGAGCGACGACCCCGACACGGAACCGACCGAGCACACGGTCGACCTGCAGGTGGTCGGCGAGGTGAGCGACCCGAACAACGCGTGGACGGGGTACGGCGGCGCAGGCGTGGCCCTCGCGGAGGACCTGCAGACCTGGTCGGCCGGCAGCGAGGAGCTCCCGGCCTCGATGCTGGTCGCCACCGACGACCTGGCGACGGCCCGCGCCGAGCTCGCGCAGGCCTTCCCCGGGTCCGACGTGAAGACCCGGGACGAGGCGGCCGCGGCGCAGATCGCGCAGATGTCCGGCCAGGGCAACGTGCTGCTCATGGTCGTGCTCGGCTTCGCGGCGGTCGCGCTGCTGGTCGCGGCACTGGTCATCTCGAACACGTTCCAGGTGCTCGTGGCCCAGCGGACCCGCACGCTCGCCCTGCTGCGCGCGGTCGGTGCGGTGCGCGGTCAGCTGCGCATGTCGGTCGTCACCGAGGCGGCGATCCTCGGGCTGACCACGTCGGCGCTCGGGGTCCTGCTCGGCGGTGCGCTGACCCAGCTCGCACTGAGCGCGGCCGGGGGGATGGACCTGGGCGTGCGGCTGCCGACCACGATCGACGTCGACGCCACGGTCGTGCTCGTCCCGCTGCTGGTCGGCACGCTCGTCACGGTGCTCGCCTCGCTCGTCCCGGCGCGGGCAGCCACCCGGGTCTCCCCCGTCGAGGCGCTGCGTCCTGCCGACGCCCCGACGACCGACGACCGCGCCGGTCGGTTCCGGCTGGTGTTCTCGGTGCTGCTCGTGGTCCTCGGGCTGCTCGGCCTCGCCGGCGGTGCCGGCCTGGCGATGCTCGGTGCCGGTGACCCCATGGGTGCGCTCGGCGTAGCGGTGCTCGGCGGTGCGCTCTCGTTCGTCGGCGTCCTCGTCGGGTGCGTCTTCTGGGTCCCGAAGGTCGTCTCCCTGACGGGTCGCCTGATCGCCCGCACCGGGCCCAGCGCCCGGCTCGCCGCCGCGAACACCCTGCGCAACCCGCGACGGACCGCGGCGACGAGCACCGCGCTGCTCATCGGGGTCACGCTCGTGACGTTGATGACCACGGGCGCGGTGACCACGGAGGCGTCGATGTCGGGCGAGCTGGACACGCGCTACGCGGTGGACGTGGCCGTCGCCATGCCGGACGGTGACGGTGACCTGCCGAGCTCGGCGGTCTCGACGCTCGGCGGGGTCGACGGCGTCCGCCAGGTGGTGCAGCTGACCTCCTCGACGGTCACGGTGGACGGCGCCGAGGTCCTGCTCCTCGGGCTCGAGCCGTCCGACGCCTCCGTGCTCCGGGACCCGGCCCTGCTGCGGGACCTCGACGACGGTGCGATCGTGCTGGCCGACGGGATCGAGAGCCTGGCGGACTCCGATGTCAGCACCGTGACCGGCGACGCCGGCTCCGCGGACCTCGAGGTCCTGGAACCGGGTCTGGGCGGGAGCGCGGCCGTCGTCACGAAGGCGACGCTCGCCGGCCTCGACCCGTCCGCAGGCACGACCACCGCATGGCTGTCGCTCGACGGCAGCCGCACCGCGGCGCAGGTCGTGCAGGACGTCACCGACGCGTTCCCCGACACCGCCCTGGAGATCAGCAGCGGGGCGGTCGAGCGCGAGCAGTACACGCAGGTGCTCGACACGCTCCTCGCGATCGTCGTGGGCCTGCTCGCCGTGGCGGTCGTCATCGCGCTCATCGGGGTCGCGAACACGCTGTCGCTGTCGGTCATCGAACGTCGGCGGGAGTCCGCGACCCTGCGGGCGATCGGGCTCACGCGGTCGCAGCTGCGCACGACGCTCGCCGTCGAGGGCGTGCTCATCGCCGGTGTCGGTGCCGTGCTCGGCATGGCGCTGGGCATCCTGTACGGCTGGGCGGGCGCGGCGACGGTGTTCGCCGGCATGGGCCCGCTGCACCTGGCCGTGCCGTGGCTCGACCTCGCGATCGTGCTGCTGGTCGCGTGCGCCGCGGGCCTGCTGGCCTCGGTGGTCCCGGGGCGTGCGGCCGCCCGCACGTCGCCGGTCGCGGCCCTCGCGGTCGACTGACGCCGGGGTCGCAGGGGTGCACGGGTTCGACCGGGCCTGAGACCGCTGCGAACCGACCGACGGGCCTGTGGGCAGGTGGCACGACCACCGCCCGCGGGCCCGTCGCCCGTCTGCGTGCGCGAGCGACGGCACGCTCGAGGTGTGCTCCTGACGACCCTGCACCCGGACCCCACCCGCGGGCCGGGTCTGCACACCACCGACGTCGACGTCGACGAGGGCCTCGCGGTCCCCGCGCTGCTCACCCACCTCGTCCGGCTGACCGGCTGGGCCGGGTGGCCGCAGAGCCCGGTCGCCGTCGGCCCGGCGACCCTGGCCCCGGGGCACCCCTCGGGCCAGTACCCCCTGGTACCGGGCTGCGTGCTGCGACCGGGCCCGGACCCGGACCCGACAGGTGAGGTCGGGGGACGCAGCGCGGCCGCGCTGCGGGAGCAGTGGCACGTCGCCGTGACCTCCGGACCCGACTGCGGTGCGGTCGTCGGCCTGCCCCTCGCTCCCATCGGGGTGCGGCTCGCCGCGCACGGGTCCCCCGACCCGACACCGGGCATCCCGACCGTCCAGGACCCGACCTGGGGCGACCTCGTCGTGCAGGTGCGGCTCGTGCGGCACCGGGCCGGGGTCCGGGCGTTCGTCCGCATCGCCGGTCACGCGCCGGAGGGCACCGGGCCGGCGGCTCTCGCGCGACCGGCAGCCCAGCGCTCGATGTCCCAGCGCCGGACGGCGCGGCGCCGACGCGTGCGCACCGCACCGGTGCTGTCGACCCGCGCGGCCTTCCCTCGGATGCGGCGCGGCTGGACCCGATGGAGGCCCGGCGACGCCCTGCACGTGGGCGCCAGCGTCCTCGAGCTGCGCCGCTCGCCGCAGGTCGGGCTCCCGGTGCCCACGCCGGGCGACCGTCCCCGCACGGGGCGAGGCCTCCCCGCGCGTCGCGCCGACCTGATCGGCCTGCTCGCACCCGCGCTCGGCTCGGTCGTCCTCGCGGCAGCGCTGCGTCAACCCCTCCTGCTCGTCTCGTGCCTGGTCGGACCGCTCGCGCTGCTCACCTCCCGGCCCGCCCGGGAGCAGGATGCATCGCGGGCCACCGCGGTGGGACCCACCGATCCCGCCGCCCTCGCCGCCGCGACCGTGCACGCGCTGTGGCGCACCGGATCGGTACCCCCGTCCGACCAGGGCGGCCCCGGGGCCCTCGCGAACGCGCCCGCCCCGTCGCCGCAGCCGGCCTGGTCCGGGGCCCTCGACGGCCCCGGTGCCACCCTCGCCGTCAGCGGGTCGCCCGCGCACGCCCGGGCGGCCGCCCGGGCCGTCCTGCTGGGCGCCGTCGGGCCGCACGGCTCGCTGCCGGTCCTCGTGCACACCGGCAGCGGACTGCACTGGTCGTGGACCCGCTGGATCGCCGCGCCAGCCCGTACGGCCACGCTCCCGACCCCTCAGGACCCGGAGTCCGTGGTCGTGGTCGACCTCACGCACAGCAGCACGGGCCACACGAACCCGTCCGCTGCGGCGTCCGACACCCTCGCCCTGCTGGCGTCGTGGCGAGCCCGTGTCCCCTCGACGCACCGCCTCCTGCTCGTCGTCCCCGCCGCCACCGGCCGGAGCCGGTCCCGGGTCCCTCCGCACGAGGGCGCACGGGCGGTGCCCGCGTGGTGCCGCACGGTCATGGAGGTCGACGAGACCCTGGCCCGGTTGCGCACGCCCGACGGCCGCACGTCGACCGGCCCTGTGCACGGGGTGGGCCACGGCTGGGCCGAGGAGCAGGCGCGCCGGGTCGCGGCCGTCCGACACGCCCGCGCCGCACTCCCGTCGGCACCGGGCCCGAGCACTGACGGGCGGACGACAGGTGGCGGACCGGCCGTTCCCTCGACGAGCGACCTCGGCGCCCTGGCGGGCGTGCCGGCAGCCGAGCCCGCCGCCGTCCTCGCCGCGTGGGACCGGCACGCCCGCGGGCTGCAGGCCGTCCTGGGCGCCGGGCCCGGTGGGGATCCCGTGACCGTCGACCTCGTGCGCGACGGGCCTCACCTGCTCGTCGCCGGAACGACCGGTGCCGGCAAGTCGCAGCTGCTCAGCGCCCTCGTGCTGACGCTGGCGCTCGCCCATCCGCCCGAGCGCCTCACCGTGGCGCTCATCGACTTCAAGGGCGGCACGAGCCTGGGGGCCGTGGCCGACCTGCCGCACGTGGTCGGCCGGGTGAGCGACCTCGACGCGGCGCACGCCACCCGGGCGCTCACCGGGCTCCGGGCCGAGCTGCGCCGACGGGAACGGCTCGTCGGGGCGGCAGGGGTCCGGGACATCGCCGAGCTCGACCCCACCGACCCGACGACACCCGCCCGCCTCCTCGTGGTCGTCGACGAGTTCCGCGCGCTGGCCGACGAGCTCCCCGACGCCCTGCCTGCGCTGGCTCGCCTCGCCGCCCAGGGACGCTCGCTCGGCATGCACCTCGTGCTCGCGACGCAACGACCCGCGGGCGCGGTGACCCCCGACCTGCGGGCAAACATCGCACTACGGATGTGCCTGCGGGTCACGGACGCCGCGGAGTCCCAGGACGTCCTGGACGCACCGGACGCGGCACGCATCGGCGCGAGCACGCCCGGACGTGCCTGGCTGCGCCGGGGAAGCGGCCGGCTCGAAGCGGTGCAGGTCGCCCGCACGCGCACCGCAGTGGCGGCCACGCCCGTGCGCCCGGCACCGCCGTGGTCCGGCGAGGGGCGTCCCCGCAGCGCGCCCGGCGCTCAGGCCGAGGTCGACGCCGACGCACGCGCCTGGGTCGGGGCGATCCGCCGTGCCGGCGCGGGGCGCCCCGCGCCGGCAGGCCCCTGGCTCCCCGAGCTGCCGCCGTCCGTGACGGTCGCCGAGGCGCTCGCTGCCGACGGCATCGACGCACGCGGCACGGCGCCGGACCTGCCTCTGACGCTCGCGTTGGCCGACCTGCCCGACGAGCAGCGCCGCGCGTCGGTGCCCTGGGCTGCCGCCGACGGCCACCTGCTCGTCCTCGGCGGACCCCGGTCGGGCCGGACGACCACGCTCGTCGGGCTCGGCCTGCAGGCGGCAGCACGGGGCTGGACCGTGCACGCGGTCGGGCTCCCCCGCGCGGCCGTCGACTCCCTGGCCCCGACCGGCGCGCTCGGCACGGTCGTCGACCCCGACGACCCGCGCAGGCTGGCCCGGCTGGTCGAGCTGCTCACCGCACGTGCGGCGCAGCCGCTGCACCAGCTCCTGCTGCTCGACGGCGTCGAGCCTGCGCTCGCGGCGCTCGCCACCGTGGCCAGAGGCGCGGCTGCCGACAGGCTCACGGCCCTGTGGGCCGAGCGGCCGCAGACGGTCGCCGTCGCCGCCGTCGCCGCCGTGGGCGCGAGCACCGCGGGCCTGGCGGCCTCCTTCCGCGACAGGGTCGTGCTGCCGGTCACCGACCCGGCGCTCGACGTGGTAGCAGGGGTCCCGACCCACCTGCGCGGCGCGCGTCGCCACCCGGGGCGGGCCGTGCACCTCGGCCCCACGGGCGCCCGGCTGTGCCAGGTGGTGGTGGCGGTGCCGCCACCGACGCGGAGAGACCGCGAGCTCGACGCGGGCGCGGGCGCGGTCCCGTCGTGCGCGCCTGCGCGCGGCCCGCGCCTGATCGCCCTGCCGCCGTCGGTGGACCTGCCGCCATCCGCCGACCTGCCGGCATCCGGGGGCGGGCCTGGCACCCTCGCCGTCGCGATCGGGGTCGGCGGCGACCGGGCCGACGCGCTCGTCGTCGACCTGGACCGCGGGCTGCTCGTCACCGGCCCACCGGGCTCGGGCCGCAGCACGGCCCTCGCGACCGTCGCCGCACAGCTGCAGCGCGCCGGCGTCGAGGTCGTGCGTCTCGGCGCGGCCCCCGACGTCCTCGCCCGGGCGACGCCGCGGGTGCTCACGTCCACGGAGCTGCCGATCCACCGACCGACGGGCGCAGCGGATCCAGGGGGCACAGCGGGCACTGCGGGCACTGCGGGCACTGCGGGCGCAGCGGGCACAGCGGGTGCAGCGGGCCTGACCGTCGTGGTCGACGATCTCGACGACCTCGAGCTGCTCGAACCGCAGGACGCCGAGCGGCTCGCCCTCGCCGTCGCGTCAGGCGCGGTCCGGCTGGTCGCCTCGGCACTGACCGACCGCGCGGCGAGCGCGTTCCGCGGCCCGATGTCCTTCGCCGTGCGATCGGCGGTGCTGCTGGTCCTGGACCCGGCGACCCCGGGGTCGGCCGACCTGCTGGGCCCGCGTGCCCCGTGGCTGGCCGAACCCGCGGCCCCGCCTGGCCGCGGGGCGCTGCGCGACGGGCGACGGGTCGATCCCGTCCAGGTCTACCTCGCGCCGTGACGCGCGACGCTCAGGTCGCCTCGCCGTCGGGACGGACGCCCGCCCCCCGAGCGTCCGGCGGCACCGTCGCAGCGACGACCGAGGGCATGAGCAGGCCGCCCGCCGTCAGCAGCGCGATGCCGACGACCACGGCCGACCACCAGGACGCCTCGACGCCGAACCAGCCGAGCGCGAGCACGACGAGCATGATCTGCCAGGTCATCACGGGTGAACGCGCCCACCGCCGTCCCCGCCACAGACCTCGCGCGGAGGCGGCCAGCACCGCGGCGACACCGAGGGCGAACACCGCGAGGAACACGGTGGCGGCCGGGAGCACGCTCGAGCCGGCCACGAGCCCGACGACGAGCGCGGCACCCAGCCCGACGAACGCGACGGCCTCGAGCAGGACGAAGAGGCACACGGCGCGCAGGAGGCCGGGGCGTCGGTCAGCGATCACGACGCCGACCCTACGACCGGACCGCGAGGGTGGCGTCCCCTGGCGGCCGTCTCGCGCCCGGCGCCGCACCTGATGCCCTGCCGTGGAACACGGTCACGACCATGGTCCGGCGCACGGTACTGTTTCGTGTGTATGGCCACAGGGCCCTCCCAGGTGTGACGAAGACCTCAGCATTCACTCGCTGGAAACGTCCGCTTAACCCTTGTGCCCCCCGCTGTCCGGGTGTGACCCTTGGTGCAGCACGTTTTCCCACCCCCGAATCCGACGGTCTTGACGCATGCCCTCATCCAGGGCGGCGGCTCGACGCGTGCCAAGGAGAGCTCTCATGGACTGGCGCCACCGCGCAGCATGCCTCGACGAGGACCCCGAGCTGTTCTTCCCGATCGGCAACACGGGCCCGGCCCTGCTGCAGATCGAGGAGGCCAAGGCGGTCTGCCGTCGCTGCGACGTCGTCGACACGTGCCTGAAGTGGGCGCTCGAGACCGGCCAGGACGCCGGCGTCTGGGGCGGCCTGTCCGAGGACGAGCGCCGCGCGCTCAAGCGCCGCACGGCCCGTCAGCGCCGCGCGAGCTGACCTGATCTCCCGTCCTGCTCGCCTGGCGACGCCGGACCGCACGACCTGACGAAGGCCGGCACCCCCCGAGCGGGGGTGACCGGCCTTCGTCGTGCCTGAGCCTCGCCCGGGCCCTCGAGGCGCCCGAGCAGTGCGGCGTCACCGCACGATGGAGCCGGCCTCGCGGCCGTGGCGCAGCCTCGCGGCGATCACGACCGAGGTCCCGCCGCCCTCGCGCGGCGACCAGTCGATCGTCCCGCGCAGCTCGTTGACCACGAGCGTCGAGACGATCTGGGTCCCCAACCCGCTGCCCGCACCGCGCCCCTCGGGCAGGCCTGCCCCGTCGTCGGCGACCTCGACCCGCAGCGCGTCACCGGTCCGTTCGACCGTGATCTCGACCGTGCCGGACGGGCGTCCCTCGAAGCCGTGCTCGACGGCGTTGGTGACCAGCTCGGTGAGCACGAGGGCGAGCGCGGTCGCGTCCTCGGCGGGCACCGATCCGAAGGTCCCGGTGATGACCGTCCGCACCTGGGTGCCCGCGGTGGCGACGTCGGCGGCCAGGCGCAGGCTGCGCCCGACCAGGTCGTCGAACGGGACGGCCTCGTCGAGCGTCTGCGAGAGGGTCTCGTGCACGAGGGCGATGGTGGCGACGCGTCGCATGGCCTCGGCGAGCGCCTCGCGCGCCTCGGGCGTGCTCATCCGCCGCGACTGCAGGCGCAGCAGGGCGGCCACGGTCTGCAGGTTGTTCTTCACGCGGTGGTGGATCTCGCGGATCGTCGCGTCCTTGGTGATGAGCTCGCGCTCGCGCCTGCGCAGCTCGGACACGTCGCGGCACAGCAGGACGGCGCCGGTGCGCTCCCCCAGCTCGGTGAGCGGTACCGCGCGCAGCGACAGGGCTACCCCGCGGGCCTCGATGTCGGTGCGCCAGGACGCCCTGCCCATGAGCACGAGCGGCATCGACTCGTCGACCGTGTCGTGCTGGTCGATCAGGTCGGTCGTGACCTCGACGAGGGAGCGCCCGACGAGGTCACCGAGGGCGCCGAGCCGGTGGAAGCAGGACAGCGCGTTCGGGCTCGCGTAGAGGACCTCGCCCTCGGAGTTGAGCCGGACCAGACCGTCGCCCACGCGCGGTGCGCCGCGGCGCGGTCCGGTCGCGGCGTTGGGCGTCGGGAACTCGCCGCGGCTGATCATGCCGAGGAGCTCGTCGGCGGCCTCGACGTAGTTGAGCTCGAGCCTGCTGGGTGTGCGCGCCCCGCCGAGGTTGGTCTGCCGGGCGATCACGGCGATGGCCTTGCCCTGCCGGACGACGGGCACGGCCTCCTCGCGCACGGCGTAGGAGCCGAACCAGCGTGGCTCGCGCGAGCGCTGCGGGCGCAGCTCGTCGAGGCTGCGCTGCAGCTGGGGACGCTGCCCGTCGGGCGGGTGGGAGCCGACGACGTCGTCGTAGTGGACGGTTGCCC
Coding sequences within:
- a CDS encoding ABC transporter ATP-binding protein — its product is MGTTPERPVEQHPTASRARGLSKVYGHGASAVRALDGVDIDFAAGAFTAIMGPSGSGKSTLMHLLAGLDQASGGTVHLGPTELTSLDDDALTRLRRDRVGFVFQSFNLLPMFTAEQNVLLPLELAGARVDRAWFDTLVSTLGLGQRLTHRPSELSGGQQQRVAIARALIAKPDVVFADEPTGNLDSRSGAEVLSFLRRSVRELGRTIIMVTHDPAAAAYADRVVLLADGRIAGEVHDPTPESVLAALDALRQLDGAPEPGLATGAISVVGA
- a CDS encoding sensor histidine kinase, whose amino-acid sequence is MSTLSTLAARHASLDAADLEWLHLLVGDWQVVSDLAFADLVLWLPVPGGDFVAIAQCRPSTGATVHYDDVVGSHPPDGQRPQLQRSLDELRPQRSREPRWFGSYAVREEAVPVVRQGKAIAVIARQTNLGGARTPSRLELNYVEAADELLGMISRGEFPTPNAATGPRRGAPRVGDGLVRLNSEGEVLYASPNALSCFHRLGALGDLVGRSLVEVTTDLIDQHDTVDESMPLVLMGRASWRTDIEARGVALSLRAVPLTELGERTGAVLLCRDVSELRRRERELITKDATIREIHHRVKNNLQTVAALLRLQSRRMSTPEAREALAEAMRRVATIALVHETLSQTLDEAVPFDDLVGRSLRLAADVATAGTQVRTVITGTFGSVPAEDATALALVLTELVTNAVEHGFEGRPSGTVEITVERTGDALRVEVADDGAGLPEGRGAGSGLGTQIVSTLVVNELRGTIDWSPREGGGTSVVIAARLRHGREAGSIVR
- a CDS encoding FtsK/SpoIIIE domain-containing protein, which encodes MLLTTLHPDPTRGPGLHTTDVDVDEGLAVPALLTHLVRLTGWAGWPQSPVAVGPATLAPGHPSGQYPLVPGCVLRPGPDPDPTGEVGGRSAAALREQWHVAVTSGPDCGAVVGLPLAPIGVRLAAHGSPDPTPGIPTVQDPTWGDLVVQVRLVRHRAGVRAFVRIAGHAPEGTGPAALARPAAQRSMSQRRTARRRRVRTAPVLSTRAAFPRMRRGWTRWRPGDALHVGASVLELRRSPQVGLPVPTPGDRPRTGRGLPARRADLIGLLAPALGSVVLAAALRQPLLLVSCLVGPLALLTSRPAREQDASRATAVGPTDPAALAAATVHALWRTGSVPPSDQGGPGALANAPAPSPQPAWSGALDGPGATLAVSGSPAHARAAARAVLLGAVGPHGSLPVLVHTGSGLHWSWTRWIAAPARTATLPTPQDPESVVVVDLTHSSTGHTNPSAAASDTLALLASWRARVPSTHRLLLVVPAATGRSRSRVPPHEGARAVPAWCRTVMEVDETLARLRTPDGRTSTGPVHGVGHGWAEEQARRVAAVRHARAALPSAPGPSTDGRTTGGGPAVPSTSDLGALAGVPAAEPAAVLAAWDRHARGLQAVLGAGPGGDPVTVDLVRDGPHLLVAGTTGAGKSQLLSALVLTLALAHPPERLTVALIDFKGGTSLGAVADLPHVVGRVSDLDAAHATRALTGLRAELRRRERLVGAAGVRDIAELDPTDPTTPARLLVVVDEFRALADELPDALPALARLAAQGRSLGMHLVLATQRPAGAVTPDLRANIALRMCLRVTDAAESQDVLDAPDAARIGASTPGRAWLRRGSGRLEAVQVARTRTAVAATPVRPAPPWSGEGRPRSAPGAQAEVDADARAWVGAIRRAGAGRPAPAGPWLPELPPSVTVAEALAADGIDARGTAPDLPLTLALADLPDEQRRASVPWAAADGHLLVLGGPRSGRTTTLVGLGLQAAARGWTVHAVGLPRAAVDSLAPTGALGTVVDPDDPRRLARLVELLTARAAQPLHQLLLLDGVEPALAALATVARGAAADRLTALWAERPQTVAVAAVAAVGASTAGLAASFRDRVVLPVTDPALDVVAGVPTHLRGARRHPGRAVHLGPTGARLCQVVVAVPPPTRRDRELDAGAGAVPSCAPARGPRLIALPPSVDLPPSADLPASGGGPGTLAVAIGVGGDRADALVVDLDRGLLVTGPPGSGRSTALATVAAQLQRAGVEVVRLGAAPDVLARATPRVLTSTELPIHRPTGAADPGGTAGTAGTAGTAGAAGTAGAAGLTVVVDDLDDLELLEPQDAERLALAVASGAVRLVASALTDRAASAFRGPMSFAVRSAVLLVLDPATPGSADLLGPRAPWLAEPAAPPGRGALRDGRRVDPVQVYLAP
- a CDS encoding WhiB family transcriptional regulator — its product is MDWRHRAACLDEDPELFFPIGNTGPALLQIEEAKAVCRRCDVVDTCLKWALETGQDAGVWGGLSEDERRALKRRTARQRRAS
- a CDS encoding ABC transporter permease; the encoded protein is MLRLTLAQMRRSVGRLAAAGIAIAISAAFLTATLLAGKVMTRAGYDAVTAMYAQADLVVAGDFTSDDVATARDLPGVAAADPLLVTGVPLEHGSRTVWQPMLATTSDPRLSSLELVDGSLPTTSGQVALEAGALDRLGLKVGDPLTLEWTQWSDDPDTEPTEHTVDLQVVGEVSDPNNAWTGYGGAGVALAEDLQTWSAGSEELPASMLVATDDLATARAELAQAFPGSDVKTRDEAAAAQIAQMSGQGNVLLMVVLGFAAVALLVAALVISNTFQVLVAQRTRTLALLRAVGAVRGQLRMSVVTEAAILGLTTSALGVLLGGALTQLALSAAGGMDLGVRLPTTIDVDATVVLVPLLVGTLVTVLASLVPARAATRVSPVEALRPADAPTTDDRAGRFRLVFSVLLVVLGLLGLAGGAGLAMLGAGDPMGALGVAVLGGALSFVGVLVGCVFWVPKVVSLTGRLIARTGPSARLAAANTLRNPRRTAATSTALLIGVTLVTLMTTGAVTTEASMSGELDTRYAVDVAVAMPDGDGDLPSSAVSTLGGVDGVRQVVQLTSSTVTVDGAEVLLLGLEPSDASVLRDPALLRDLDDGAIVLADGIESLADSDVSTVTGDAGSADLEVLEPGLGGSAAVVTKATLAGLDPSAGTTTAWLSLDGSRTAAQVVQDVTDAFPDTALEISSGAVEREQYTQVLDTLLAIVVGLLAVAVVIALIGVANTLSLSVIERRRESATLRAIGLTRSQLRTTLAVEGVLIAGVGAVLGMALGILYGWAGAATVFAGMGPLHLAVPWLDLAIVLLVACAAGLLASVVPGRAAARTSPVAALAVD